Proteins from one Pongo abelii isolate AG06213 chromosome 19, NHGRI_mPonAbe1-v2.0_pri, whole genome shotgun sequence genomic window:
- the LOC129051378 gene encoding TBC1 domain family member 3G-like isoform X3, with product MDTVEDADSWWAQEREDIIMKYEKGHRAGLPEDKGPVPIGIYGNIDHFGILHETELPPLAAQEVKNRQEMRRTSKWRKMLGEWETYKHSTKVMCGGRGPRKHSLQRQGTGTHGCGLAPSASQRLIDRVYKGIPRNIRGPVWSVLLNIQEIKLKNPRKYKIMKEKGKRSSEHIHQIDLDISRTLRKHIFFRDRYGAKQRELFYILLAYSQYNPEVGYCRDLSHIAALFLLYLPEEDAFWALVQLLANERHSLQGFHSPNGGTVQGLQDQQEHVVPTSQPKTMWHQDKEGLRGQCSSLGCLIRTLIDGISLGLTLRLWDVYLLEGEQVLMPMTSIAFKVQQKRLMKTSRCGLWARFRNQFVYPWARDDDTVLKHLRASMKKLTRKQGDLPPPAKPEQGSSASRPVPASRGGKTLCKGDRQAPPGPPARFQRPIWSASPPWAPRSSTPCPGGAVREVTYPVGTQGVPSLALAQGGPQGSWRFLQWNSMPRLPTDLDVGGPWFPHYDFEQSCWVRAISQEDQLATCWQAEHPSGLRLAFTALSHNVGMDFPALQCTQH from the exons TGAGACGGAGCTGCCTCCTCTGGCTGCACAGGAGGTGAAG AATCGGCAGGAGATGAGACGGACGAGCAAGTGGAGGAAAATGCTGGGAGAATGGGAGACGTATAAGCACAGTACAAAAGTAATGTGTGGGGGGAGAGGCCCCCGAAAGCACTCTCTGCAGAGACAGGGGACAGGCACCCATGGCTGTGGCCTGGCACCGTCAGCCTCTCAGAGG CTCATAGATCGAGTGTACAAGGGAATTCCCAGGAACATCCGGGGCCCGGTGTGGTCAGTCCTCCTGAACATTCAGGAAATCAAGTTGAAAAACCCGAGAAAATACAAG ATCATGAAAGAGAAGGGCAAGAGGTCATCTGAACACATCCACCAGATCGACCTGGACATAAGCAGGACCTTAAGGAAGCATATCTTCTTCAGGGATCGATATGGAGCCAA GCAGCGGGAACTATTCTACATCCTCCTGGCATATTCGCAGTATAACCCG GAGGTGGGCTACTGCAGGGACCTCAGCCACATCGCTGCATTGTTCCTCCTTTACCTGCCTGAGGAGGATGCATTCTGGGCACTGGTGCAGCTGCTGGCCAATGAGAGGCACTCTCTGCAAG GATTTCACAGCCCAAATGGTGGGACAGTCCAGGGGCTCCAAGACCAACAGGAGCATGTGGTACCCACATCACAACCCAAGACCATGTGGCATCAG GACAAGGAAGGTCTACGTGGGCAGTGTTCCTCATTAGGCTGCCTTATCCGGACACTGATTGATGGG ATCTCTCTCGGGCTCACCCTGCGCCTGTGGGACGTCTATTTGCTGGAAGGAGAACAGGTGTTGATGCCGATGACAAGCATTGCCTTTAAGGTTCAGCAGA AGCGCCTCATGAAGACGTCCAGGTGTGGCCTGTGGGCACGTTTTCGGAACCAGTTCGTTTACCCCTGGGCCAGGGATGATGACACCGTGCTCAAGCATCTTAGGGCCTCTATGAAGAAACTAACAAGAAAGCAGGGGGACCTGCCACCCCCAG CCAAACCCGAGCAAGGGTCCTCGGCATCCAGGCCTGTGCCGGCTTCACGTGGTGGGAAGACCCTCTGCAAGGGGGACAGGCAGGCccctccaggcccaccagccCGGTTCCAGCGGCCCATTTGGTCAGCTTCCCCGCCATGGGCACCTCGTTCTTCCACACCCTGTCCTGGTGGGGCTGTCCGGGAAGTCACCTACCCTGTGGGCACTCAGGGtgtgcccagcctggccctggctcagggaggacCTCAGGGTTCCTGGAGATTCCTGCAGTGGAACTCTATGCCCCGCCTCCCAACGGACCTGGATGTAGGGGGCCCTTGGTTCCCCCATTATGATTTTGAACAGAGCTGCTGGGTCCGTGCCATATCCCAGGAGGACCAGCTGGCCACCTGCTGGCAGGCTGAACACCCTTCAGGGTTGAGATTGGCTTTCACTGCACTGAGCCACAACGTGGGCATGGACTTCCCGGCCCTGCAGTGCACCCAGCACTGA